The following coding sequences are from one Phycisphaeraceae bacterium window:
- a CDS encoding glycosyltransferase: MDDQARTGPRVSLVMTLYNRAKYVAEAIESVLAQTFEDWELVVWDDGSTDGSSEIARGYAKRDERVRYVRDERNRGMYFALHDGLALTAGGYLGWVDSDDRLMAGALEQCVGVLETRSEVGMVYTDHVEMDETGRELRVGARCAIPYSKNRLLRDFMAFHFRLMRREVFDAVGGIDVRFGYAQDYDLCLRVSEVTEVEHLREVLYAYRVHQQSISRASRLGQIEGSATAVRRALRRRGLETRYDLVVELVPRFHVVPIEGD; this comes from the coding sequence ATGGACGATCAGGCGAGGACGGGTCCGCGGGTGTCGCTGGTGATGACGCTTTACAATCGGGCGAAATACGTCGCAGAGGCGATCGAGTCGGTTCTGGCCCAGACGTTCGAGGACTGGGAGCTGGTGGTGTGGGATGATGGTTCGACGGATGGTTCGAGTGAGATCGCGCGGGGTTATGCGAAGCGGGATGAGCGGGTCCGGTATGTCCGTGATGAGCGGAATCGGGGGATGTATTTCGCCTTGCATGACGGGTTGGCTTTGACCGCTGGTGGGTATCTGGGGTGGGTGGATTCGGATGATCGGTTGATGGCGGGGGCGCTGGAGCAGTGCGTTGGAGTGCTGGAGACTCGATCCGAGGTGGGGATGGTCTATACGGATCATGTGGAGATGGATGAGACAGGGCGGGAGCTGCGGGTCGGTGCGCGGTGCGCGATTCCTTATTCGAAGAATCGCTTGCTGCGCGACTTCATGGCGTTTCACTTCCGGCTGATGCGGCGGGAGGTGTTTGATGCCGTGGGCGGGATTGATGTGCGTTTTGGTTACGCGCAGGATTACGATCTATGCCTCCGGGTGTCGGAGGTGACGGAGGTAGAGCACCTGCGTGAGGTGCTCTATGCGTACCGGGTGCATCAGCAGAGTATTTCGCGGGCCTCGCGGCTCGGGCAGATCGAGGGCTCGGCGACGGCGGTGCGGCGGGCGTTGCGGCGTCGGGGGCTGGAGACACGCTACGATCTTGTGGTGGAGTTGGTGCCGCGGTTTCATGTGGTGCCGATTGAGGGCGATTGA
- a CDS encoding VOC family protein, giving the protein MPHTNTTIKNCGFHHVAVVVSDFDKSLDFYTNLLGMKEAAQWQAPPKRAIMLDTGDGNYIEMFENKDRPQHADAGNEPWFHIALRTTNLDEVIARVREAGYPVTMEPTHIDIKTTDDRTIPVYICFFKGPDGESIELFQNDIL; this is encoded by the coding sequence GTGCCCCACACCAACACCACCATCAAAAACTGCGGCTTCCACCACGTCGCCGTCGTCGTCTCCGACTTCGACAAGTCCCTCGATTTCTACACCAACCTCCTCGGGATGAAAGAAGCCGCTCAGTGGCAGGCCCCACCCAAACGCGCCATCATGCTCGATACAGGCGACGGCAACTACATCGAGATGTTCGAGAACAAAGACCGCCCCCAACACGCCGACGCCGGCAACGAACCCTGGTTCCATATCGCCCTGCGAACCACCAACCTCGATGAGGTCATCGCCCGCGTCCGCGAAGCCGGGTACCCCGTCACCATGGAACCCACCCACATCGACATCAAGACCACCGACGACCGAACCATCCCCGTCTACATCTGCTTCTTCAAAGGTCCTGATGGCGAATCCATCGAACTCTTCCAGAACGACATCCTCTAA
- a CDS encoding pyridoxine 5'-phosphate synthase, protein MTTALSVNLNRVALLRNQRDSNTPNLADFARLALDAGADGVTVHPRPDQRHTRPADVHLLKAVVSEDSYKDKELNVEGNPFEGDFMTLLLQVRPHQATLVPDQPGQKTSDHGWDLRRDAEQLAPVIRELQDEDIRVSLFLDPVAAQIEAAAALGTDRIELYTEPYAAGFARGGSERERLLASYAAAAHIAQALRLEVNAGHDLDLNNLPDLAKHVQPLHEVSIGHALTADALRLGMTETIKAYLKALGR, encoded by the coding sequence ATGACAACAGCCCTCTCCGTCAACCTCAACCGCGTCGCTCTGCTGCGCAACCAGCGTGACAGCAACACCCCCAACCTCGCCGACTTCGCCCGTCTCGCCCTCGACGCTGGAGCCGATGGCGTCACCGTCCACCCACGACCCGACCAGCGTCACACCCGGCCCGCAGACGTCCATCTCCTCAAAGCCGTGGTCTCCGAAGACTCTTACAAAGACAAAGAACTCAATGTCGAAGGCAATCCCTTCGAAGGCGACTTCATGACCCTGCTCCTGCAGGTCCGACCGCACCAGGCCACCCTGGTCCCCGACCAACCTGGACAGAAAACCTCCGACCACGGCTGGGACCTCCGCCGCGACGCCGAGCAACTCGCCCCCGTCATCCGCGAACTCCAGGACGAAGACATCCGCGTCTCCCTCTTCCTCGACCCCGTCGCCGCGCAGATCGAGGCCGCCGCCGCCCTCGGCACCGACCGCATCGAGTTGTATACCGAGCCGTACGCCGCCGGCTTTGCGCGAGGCGGGTCCGAGCGCGAACGCCTGCTCGCCAGCTACGCCGCCGCCGCCCACATCGCCCAGGCCCTCCGGCTCGAAGTCAACGCCGGCCACGACCTCGACCTCAACAACCTCCCCGACCTCGCCAAACACGTCCAACCCCTCCACGAAGTCTCCATCGGACACGCCCTCACCGCCGACGCCCTCCGCCTCGGCATGACCGAAACCATCAAGGCCTACCTCAAAGCCTTGGGCAGGTAG
- a CDS encoding YdjY domain-containing protein — protein sequence MHLARTLLLLMILLCTTSARADFTPLTDHIRIDRDTRTIEIDATVVYERREVRSEETGELLYTFGDWLELLLCTTNTREHESLLATDAKPSDLHAALLLLGLQPGRPATPIQSPDGDWTTAPPTGPELLITLSLANDPDASGIPAGGWITHQPTRTTLEHTPWLFTGSRTITHEGSDIYLADLSGSVISLVAFRDDLITHPTTTSPADDDQAFQATPDLIPPPQTPILLRIRPADPPETGDADPDATPETPEVTQPPASR from the coding sequence ATGCACCTCGCTCGCACTCTCCTGCTCCTGATGATCCTGCTCTGCACCACCTCAGCCCGCGCCGACTTCACGCCCCTCACCGACCACATCCGCATCGACCGCGACACTCGCACCATCGAGATCGATGCCACCGTCGTCTACGAACGCCGCGAGGTCCGCTCCGAAGAGACAGGCGAACTCCTCTACACCTTCGGCGACTGGCTCGAACTCCTGCTCTGCACCACCAATACCCGCGAGCACGAGTCCCTGCTCGCCACCGACGCCAAACCTTCCGACCTCCACGCGGCCCTTCTGCTGCTCGGGCTCCAACCCGGCCGGCCCGCCACACCCATCCAATCCCCCGATGGCGACTGGACCACCGCGCCCCCCACCGGCCCGGAACTGCTGATCACCCTGAGCCTTGCCAACGACCCCGACGCCTCTGGCATCCCCGCTGGCGGCTGGATCACCCACCAGCCCACCAGAACGACGCTCGAACACACCCCGTGGCTCTTCACCGGCTCCCGAACCATCACCCACGAAGGCAGCGATATCTATCTCGCCGACCTCTCCGGCAGCGTCATCTCCCTCGTCGCCTTCCGCGATGACCTCATCACCCACCCGACCACCACCTCACCTGCCGACGACGATCAGGCCTTCCAGGCCACCCCAGACCTTATCCCACCCCCCCAAACCCCCATCCTCCTCAGAATCCGCCCGGCTGATCCCCCCGAGACCGGCGATGCCGACCCGGACGCCACCCCCGAAACCCCCGAGGTGACACAACCCCCTGCCTCCCGTTAA